One part of the Flavobacterium johnsoniae UW101 genome encodes these proteins:
- a CDS encoding MepB family protein, which produces MTFKNNWKNLSLPKNLLTAKELVYDICGFECSEPQPEKESQEYDAFDFKIGESQIKFRSAKITPTKTGQFVTLWKRNINGIIEPFDYKDEIDFVIVSVQKEDLLGQFIFPKEILLKKGVFTSETKEGIRATRVYPPWDETTSKQAQKTQQWQLDYFLFVSDKTDLNRAKHLLDKK; this is translated from the coding sequence ATGACTTTTAAAAACAATTGGAAAAACTTAAGTCTTCCTAAAAATTTACTTACTGCCAAAGAATTAGTTTATGACATCTGCGGTTTTGAATGTTCTGAACCTCAACCCGAAAAGGAAAGTCAGGAATATGATGCGTTTGATTTTAAAATCGGCGAAAGCCAGATTAAATTTAGATCGGCCAAAATTACGCCCACAAAAACGGGTCAGTTTGTAACTTTATGGAAACGCAATATAAACGGCATAATTGAACCTTTTGATTATAAAGATGAAATCGATTTTGTTATTGTAAGTGTTCAAAAAGAGGATTTATTGGGACAGTTTATTTTTCCAAAAGAAATTTTACTGAAAAAAGGTGTTTTTACCTCAGAAACTAAAGAAGGAATAAGGGCAACGAGAGTTTATCCGCCTTGGGATGAAACAACCAGCAAACAGGCTCAAAAAACACAACAATGGCAATTGGACTATTTCTTGTTTGTTTCTGACAAAACAGACTTAAATCGTGCGAAACATTTGCTTGACAAAAAATAA
- a CDS encoding T9SS-dependent choice-of-anchor J family protein: MKNNYSFRHLMTFLGFFYCFTLSAQTMPAAQTLPVEQNFESWLAADAQFPAGFQGWTLGGNDSGVTQYLTSPTFTDYNTILTGKGANTNSGGFYNYVGKLGFLNTGSVNLNIGFAFSSVGTTNVQVQYDVMTIRNPSDASNTRVNEVILQYRVGTTGDFISLLGTAYRNNSITQTGTNVYLPQNSQLRKITLPAECDNQPVVQIRWASRQVSGGGGRPSFAIDNLDIRKDTFAPANVSGYPKTANVLGESFDFINKIDEVGKTYYVLLPGGSAEPTVAQIKAGQDSNGTAALQAGIFDITNPALEYIKSFTGLPLSTAYSIFSISEDIPGNIQASVNKIDVTTLSVMPPAISTSVSVLNLGGTEPNFDALTKSYQIGASDLTANVVLTASGSFTISKDNVTFTSSLTFVPADFDSNATPTIYVKFTPASVGSFTGSITHETTGAVTKTVSVTGIGINPYVQGFNDANVLTNSGWTQYNVSGPTNKWVYTNTARNVNSGTGAVLMNGYSDSGASQDWLISPKLRLNTFGDFPLLSFYSRKFYAGPGLKLKVSTDYDGVSNPNTATWTDIDGKFPTSTGNYVQSQYIKLNAYKTDHTYLAWVYETTAGGTNNASEWSFDDYAVTDEAGYVDSNPVLDFGVVDQNTVSASQSFNFKAEGYGDITITAPASYQISADNISFGTTVVVSAADAFAGKILYAKFAPTTKELKISGTLTVTGTSLNKQIGSLTGSSLPKSDTFDVVTYNMEFFGAPTSAYGPADKALQMQNAVKVINKLDADVYVVQEISSDAAIDDLITQMNVNGKSFNKVVSTSWSYSWETNPSDPNYPPQKLVVIYDTKTTTLKNTRVMFKEFYDELRAGTKSLTNYPGTNSNFFSSGRLPYMVTLETNLNGVKNEIKFVDLHARANSGTDISRYNMRKYDVEVLKDSLDTHYGDSNIILLGDYNDDVKASVIAGQPSSYQSFVTDTNNYKALTLEISQAGAYSFLSSGGFLDHITISNELFDQYINESIAVYDPRNDIANYTTTTSDHGPVIARFNLKQDVLSTPDFGTKNGFYVKAYPNPTSDVINFTVKTNESKNLKLRLYDLNGRALGNPIDIQSSEEVNTTVMSLRNLNAGLYIYTLSENNKVVYKNKILKN; encoded by the coding sequence ATGAAAAACAATTACTCTTTTCGTCATTTGATGACATTTTTAGGTTTTTTTTATTGCTTTACGCTAAGTGCACAAACAATGCCGGCGGCACAGACTTTACCTGTTGAACAAAATTTTGAATCATGGCTGGCTGCAGATGCACAGTTTCCAGCTGGGTTTCAGGGTTGGACTCTTGGCGGTAATGACTCTGGAGTAACTCAATATCTAACTTCTCCAACTTTTACAGATTATAACACTATACTTACTGGTAAAGGTGCAAATACTAATTCAGGAGGATTTTATAATTATGTTGGTAAACTAGGATTTTTAAACACGGGGAGTGTTAATCTTAATATTGGTTTTGCTTTTTCAAGTGTTGGAACAACAAATGTTCAGGTTCAGTATGATGTTATGACTATTAGAAATCCTTCTGATGCGTCAAACACAAGAGTAAATGAAGTGATTTTGCAATATAGAGTTGGAACAACTGGAGATTTTATTTCGCTTTTAGGAACTGCATATCGAAATAATTCTATAACTCAAACAGGAACAAATGTCTATCTTCCACAAAATTCCCAACTAAGAAAAATCACTTTACCTGCAGAATGTGATAATCAGCCTGTAGTTCAAATCCGTTGGGCTTCAAGACAAGTTTCAGGGGGTGGAGGACGTCCATCTTTTGCAATTGATAATTTAGATATTCGAAAAGATACTTTTGCTCCAGCTAATGTTTCTGGTTACCCAAAAACAGCTAATGTTTTAGGAGAAAGTTTCGACTTTATTAATAAAATTGATGAGGTTGGAAAAACGTATTATGTTCTACTTCCAGGAGGCAGCGCAGAACCAACAGTTGCACAAATAAAAGCAGGTCAGGATTCAAATGGAACAGCAGCTTTACAAGCAGGAATTTTTGATATAACAAATCCTGCTCTGGAATATATAAAAAGTTTTACAGGATTACCGTTAAGTACAGCATATTCTATTTTTTCTATTTCAGAAGATATCCCTGGAAATATTCAGGCATCAGTTAATAAGATAGATGTAACAACACTAAGTGTGATGCCTCCTGCTATATCTACATCAGTTAGTGTATTGAATTTAGGTGGTACTGAACCAAATTTTGATGCTTTAACAAAAAGCTACCAAATAGGAGCTTCTGATCTTACTGCAAATGTAGTGCTTACTGCATCAGGAAGTTTTACTATTTCTAAAGATAATGTAACATTCACATCATCTTTAACTTTTGTTCCTGCTGATTTTGATTCTAATGCAACTCCCACTATTTATGTAAAATTTACTCCAGCTTCGGTTGGAAGTTTTACTGGTTCAATTACTCATGAAACAACAGGAGCAGTTACTAAAACAGTTTCAGTAACAGGAATAGGTATTAATCCTTATGTACAAGGATTTAATGATGCTAATGTTTTAACTAACAGCGGCTGGACACAATATAATGTTTCAGGACCAACAAACAAATGGGTATATACTAATACCGCCAGAAACGTAAATTCTGGAACTGGTGCGGTTTTAATGAATGGATACTCTGACAGCGGAGCAAGTCAAGACTGGTTGATTTCGCCAAAATTGCGTTTAAATACTTTTGGAGACTTTCCATTATTGTCTTTTTACTCTCGTAAGTTTTATGCAGGACCTGGTCTAAAATTAAAAGTTTCTACTGATTATGATGGTGTAAGTAACCCAAATACAGCAACATGGACAGATATTGATGGTAAATTTCCAACTAGCACAGGTAATTATGTACAATCGCAATATATTAAGTTAAATGCTTATAAAACAGATCATACTTATTTAGCATGGGTTTACGAAACTACTGCGGGTGGTACTAATAATGCTTCTGAATGGTCATTTGATGATTATGCTGTAACTGATGAAGCAGGTTATGTAGATTCAAATCCTGTTTTAGATTTTGGAGTTGTTGATCAGAATACCGTTTCTGCTTCACAGTCTTTCAATTTTAAAGCAGAAGGATATGGAGACATTACGATTACAGCTCCGGCTTCGTACCAAATATCTGCAGATAATATTTCATTTGGAACAACTGTAGTGGTTTCTGCTGCAGATGCTTTTGCAGGAAAAATACTTTATGCGAAATTTGCTCCAACAACAAAAGAATTAAAAATTTCTGGTACTTTAACAGTTACAGGAACTTCATTAAACAAACAAATTGGTTCTTTAACAGGTTCTTCTCTTCCAAAATCAGATACTTTTGATGTAGTTACATACAACATGGAGTTCTTTGGTGCGCCAACCTCTGCTTATGGTCCAGCTGATAAAGCTTTACAAATGCAAAATGCAGTTAAAGTAATAAACAAATTAGATGCTGATGTATATGTAGTTCAGGAAATTTCGAGCGATGCGGCTATTGATGATTTAATTACACAAATGAATGTAAATGGTAAATCATTTAATAAAGTAGTTTCTACATCTTGGTCATATTCATGGGAGACTAACCCTTCAGATCCTAACTATCCGCCTCAGAAATTAGTTGTAATTTATGATACAAAAACAACTACTCTTAAGAATACTCGTGTAATGTTTAAAGAATTCTACGATGAATTACGTGCAGGGACTAAATCGTTAACGAATTATCCGGGAACTAACAGTAATTTCTTTTCTTCGGGACGGCTGCCATATATGGTAACTTTAGAAACGAACCTTAACGGAGTGAAAAATGAAATCAAATTTGTAGACCTTCACGCGCGCGCTAACAGCGGAACAGATATCTCTAGATACAATATGCGTAAATATGATGTTGAGGTTCTTAAAGACAGTTTAGATACTCATTATGGAGATTCTAACATCATTCTTTTAGGAGATTATAATGACGATGTAAAAGCTTCAGTTATTGCTGGACAACCATCTTCTTATCAATCTTTTGTTACAGATACCAACAATTATAAAGCACTTACTTTAGAAATCAGCCAGGCAGGTGCTTACAGCTTTTTAAGTTCAGGAGGATTTTTAGATCATATTACAATTTCTAACGAGTTGTTCGATCAATACATTAATGAGTCAATTGCAGTTTACGATCCTCGTAATGATATTGCAAATTATACAACGACAACTTCAGATCACGGACCGGTAATTGCCCGTTTCAACCTGAAACAAGATGTACTTTCGACACCAGATTTTGGAACTAAAAACGGATTTTACGTAAAAGCATATCCAAACCCTACATCAGACGTAATTAATTTTACAGTTAAAACAAACGAAAGTAAAAATCTTAAATTAAGACTTTACGATTTAAACGGACGTGCTTTAGGAAACCCAATTGATATTCAAAGCAGCGAAGAAGTAAATACAACTGTAATGTCTTTACGTAATTTAAATGCAGGACTTTACATTTACACTTTATCAGAAAACAATAAAGTAGTATACAAAAACAAAATCTTAAAGAATTAA
- a CDS encoding SDR family NAD(P)-dependent oxidoreductase yields the protein MALLENKVAFVSGGGSGIGRAVAEAYAREGAKVVVSDINVEHGEETVKVIKASGGEAFFVKGDSSSASDNKHMVEVAVSKYGRLDIACNNAGMGGPAKPTGEYEPEAWDRVIALNLSGVFYACRYQLEQMEKNGGGSIVNIASIHGQVAAPLSPAYTASKHGVVGLTKNIAAEYAQKNIRCNAVGPGYIETALLKDNLNNDAMNAVAAKAPMNRLGTAEEIAELVTFLSSEKSSFTTGSYIIADGGYTAV from the coding sequence ATGGCACTTTTAGAAAATAAAGTAGCTTTTGTATCTGGAGGCGGTTCAGGAATTGGACGCGCAGTAGCAGAAGCCTACGCTCGAGAAGGAGCAAAAGTTGTAGTTTCGGATATTAATGTTGAACACGGTGAAGAAACCGTAAAAGTTATAAAAGCCAGCGGCGGAGAAGCTTTTTTTGTAAAAGGAGATTCGTCGAGTGCAAGTGATAATAAACACATGGTTGAGGTGGCTGTTTCAAAATACGGCCGATTGGACATTGCCTGCAACAATGCCGGAATGGGCGGACCTGCAAAACCAACCGGAGAATACGAACCGGAAGCCTGGGATCGTGTAATTGCACTTAATTTAAGCGGTGTGTTTTATGCTTGTCGTTATCAGCTTGAGCAAATGGAAAAAAATGGCGGAGGTAGCATTGTTAACATAGCTTCTATTCACGGTCAGGTCGCGGCACCATTAAGTCCGGCTTATACGGCTTCGAAACATGGAGTAGTAGGTTTAACTAAAAATATTGCGGCAGAATATGCTCAGAAAAATATTCGATGCAACGCTGTTGGTCCGGGTTATATAGAAACGGCACTTCTAAAAGATAATTTGAATAATGATGCCATGAATGCCGTTGCAGCAAAAGCACCTATGAACCGTTTAGGAACTGCAGAAGAAATTGCCGAACTGGTAACTTTTTTAAGTTCTGAAAAATCGTCTTTCACAACAGGAAGCTATATTATTGCCGACGGTGGTTATACCGCAGTTTAA
- a CDS encoding pseudouridine synthase: MHRHFILFKPYGYLSQFIYELKRKKKLLGELHDFPEGTMAIGRLDEDSEGLLLLTTDGKVSEQIRSKKVDKEYYVQVDGIITPEAIEKLQKGVEIGFEGGKYKTKPCTAFIVTEIPDFGPRAKKIRDERHGPTSWASITVNEGKFRQVRKMTAAVGFPTLRLVRVRIGNVYLQNLKAGEVLEVNDFQIND; encoded by the coding sequence ATGCATCGACACTTCATTCTTTTTAAACCTTACGGCTATTTAAGTCAATTTATTTATGAATTGAAGAGAAAGAAAAAGCTTTTGGGCGAACTGCACGATTTTCCCGAAGGAACAATGGCAATTGGAAGATTAGATGAAGATTCTGAAGGCCTATTGTTATTAACAACTGATGGAAAAGTAAGCGAACAGATAAGAAGCAAAAAAGTAGACAAAGAATATTACGTTCAGGTCGACGGTATAATTACGCCTGAAGCCATTGAAAAACTGCAAAAAGGAGTAGAAATTGGTTTTGAAGGCGGTAAGTACAAAACAAAACCCTGCACTGCTTTTATTGTAACCGAAATTCCTGATTTTGGACCAAGAGCCAAAAAAATCAGAGACGAGCGTCACGGCCCTACTTCCTGGGCTTCTATTACTGTAAACGAAGGAAAGTTCCGTCAGGTTCGAAAAATGACTGCAGCAGTTGGTTTTCCTACTTTACGTCTCGTTCGTGTTCGAATAGGAAACGTATATTTGCAAAACTTAAAAGCAGGAGAAGTTTTAGAAGTAAACGATTTCCAAATAAACGATTAA
- a CDS encoding tRNA (cytidine(34)-2'-O)-methyltransferase has translation MLNVVLVEPEIPNNTGNIGRLCVGTESRLHLIHPFGFVINDKNLKRSGLDYWVHLDVTEYQNVEEWIQQIPDHSRVFLMSSHSEKSYLENEFQDGDWLVFGKESVGLSAAFMARFENHLTIPMSPLIRSFNIANSVAFVVGEAKRQIGLKK, from the coding sequence ATGCTAAACGTAGTTCTTGTAGAACCAGAAATACCAAACAATACCGGAAATATTGGAAGATTGTGCGTGGGTACAGAAAGCCGGCTTCATTTAATTCATCCTTTTGGATTTGTAATTAATGATAAAAACCTTAAACGTTCGGGTTTGGATTATTGGGTGCATCTTGATGTAACCGAATATCAGAATGTTGAAGAATGGATCCAGCAAATTCCAGATCACTCCAGAGTATTTTTGATGAGTTCACATTCTGAAAAATCATATTTAGAAAATGAATTTCAGGACGGCGACTGGCTGGTTTTTGGAAAAGAAAGCGTTGGTTTGAGTGCAGCATTTATGGCTCGATTTGAAAATCATTTAACAATCCCAATGTCACCGCTGATTCGTTCTTTTAATATTGCAAATTCAGTTGCTTTTGTAGTTGGTGAAGCTAAAAGACAGATTGGATTGAAAAAATAA
- a CDS encoding ABC transporter ATP-binding protein produces MRNILSASNLTIGYKSKKATVIIAENLNLNLKSGKLISLIGANGIGKSTLLRTITGIQHPLSGNVYLNDTAVSAYKPLDLAQNLSLVLTEKLPPSNLSVFELVALGRQPYTNWVGTLTQTDIEKVQEAMELTQIEHLSHKKHYEISDGQLQKVLIARALAQNTPLIILDEPTTHLDLLHKVSLFKLLKKLTQETQKCILFSTHDIDLAIQLSDEMIVMTPENVVQDEPCNLISNGSFAALFKDEHIIFDAEKGKFIVT; encoded by the coding sequence ATGAGGAATATTCTATCAGCTTCAAACTTAACTATTGGATATAAATCCAAGAAAGCAACTGTGATTATTGCTGAGAATTTGAATTTAAATTTAAAGTCAGGAAAACTAATCTCTTTAATTGGTGCAAATGGAATTGGGAAATCGACTTTACTGCGCACGATTACCGGAATTCAGCATCCGTTATCTGGAAATGTTTATTTGAATGATACAGCTGTTTCTGCTTATAAACCTTTGGATTTAGCGCAGAATTTAAGTTTGGTTTTAACTGAAAAACTGCCGCCGAGTAATCTTTCGGTTTTCGAATTAGTGGCGCTTGGCAGACAGCCTTATACCAATTGGGTTGGAACTTTGACCCAAACTGATATCGAAAAAGTTCAGGAAGCGATGGAGTTGACTCAAATAGAACATCTTTCTCATAAAAAACATTACGAAATAAGCGACGGACAATTGCAAAAGGTTTTAATCGCACGTGCTTTGGCACAAAATACACCGCTCATTATTCTGGACGAACCAACAACACATTTAGATTTACTGCACAAAGTTTCATTATTTAAATTGCTGAAGAAACTAACTCAGGAAACTCAAAAATGTATTTTATTTTCTACACACGATATTGATCTGGCAATTCAATTAAGCGATGAAATGATTGTCATGACTCCTGAAAATGTTGTACAGGACGAACCTTGTAATTTGATTTCAAACGGAAGTTTTGCAGCTTTGTTCAAAGATGAACATATAATTTTTGATGCCGAAAAAGGAAAGTTTATTGTGACTTAA
- a CDS encoding GxxExxY protein → MITQKYLDELTYEVLGASIEVHKIIGKGLLENVYHQCLKEELSQRKLNFFTELRVPIIYKDKELVTDFRCDLFVENCLVVELKTVSEINSIHQAQLLTYMKLLKAPKGIIINFNCFNIFKEGQKTLVNEYFRLLPKL, encoded by the coding sequence ATGATTACTCAAAAATATTTAGATGAATTAACTTATGAAGTTTTAGGTGCTTCAATAGAAGTCCATAAAATAATTGGTAAAGGATTACTGGAAAATGTTTATCATCAATGTCTGAAAGAAGAACTCTCACAAAGAAAATTAAATTTTTTCACAGAGCTGAGAGTTCCAATAATATATAAGGATAAGGAATTAGTTACAGATTTTCGATGTGATTTGTTTGTTGAAAATTGTTTAGTAGTAGAATTAAAAACAGTTTCCGAAATAAATTCGATTCACCAAGCTCAACTGTTGACCTACATGAAACTTTTAAAAGCACCAAAAGGGATTATAATTAATTTTAATTGTTTTAATATTTTTAAAGAAGGCCAAAAAACACTTGTAAATGAATATTTCAGATTGCTGCCAAAACTTTAA
- a CDS encoding FecCD family ABC transporter permease: protein MADKKRNTILFVILTLGLLLMFFASISLGSVTIPLKDVFSSLTGGHAAKSTWEYIIINYRLPKAITAVLVGTGLSISGLLMQTLFRNPLAGPYVLGLSSGASLGVAFVILGAGFLPSFLSVIALSSYGIVIASTFGSTLVLLLVLIVSQRLRDTMAILIVGLMFGSFTTAIVSVLTYFSTAEQLQKFTFWSMGSLGNLSWSTIGILTFCVGIGLLLSAKSIKPLNALLLGENYAKSMGLNFNQARLIIIFATSILSGAITAFAGPIAFIGLAVPHIAKLTFQTSNHTILFWSTLFFGSIIMLFCDIVSQMPGFDVTLPINAITSIIGAPVVIWLLVRKINFQ from the coding sequence TTGGCTGACAAAAAACGAAATACTATTTTATTTGTCATCTTGACGTTAGGTCTTTTGCTGATGTTTTTTGCGAGCATTAGTTTAGGCTCCGTTACGATTCCGTTAAAAGATGTTTTTTCAAGTTTAACCGGGGGACACGCAGCAAAATCGACCTGGGAATATATCATTATAAATTATCGCCTGCCAAAAGCGATTACTGCAGTTTTGGTTGGAACCGGGCTGTCAATCAGCGGACTTTTAATGCAGACGCTTTTTAGAAATCCGCTTGCAGGTCCTTATGTTTTAGGATTGAGTTCCGGGGCAAGTTTAGGTGTTGCTTTTGTCATTTTAGGGGCTGGGTTTCTGCCTTCGTTTTTAAGTGTAATTGCTTTATCGTCATACGGAATTGTAATTGCATCGACATTTGGAAGCACGTTGGTTTTGTTATTGGTTTTAATAGTTTCTCAAAGACTGCGAGACACAATGGCAATTTTAATTGTGGGATTAATGTTTGGAAGTTTTACAACTGCAATTGTAAGTGTTCTAACGTATTTTAGTACGGCAGAACAATTGCAGAAGTTTACATTTTGGTCAATGGGAAGCTTGGGAAATCTTTCCTGGTCAACAATTGGAATCTTGACTTTTTGTGTTGGAATTGGTCTGCTTTTAAGTGCTAAAAGCATCAAGCCTTTAAATGCTTTGCTTTTAGGAGAAAACTATGCAAAAAGCATGGGATTAAATTTTAATCAGGCGAGATTGATTATAATATTTGCAACCAGTATTTTATCTGGAGCGATTACGGCTTTTGCAGGACCAATTGCTTTTATTGGTTTAGCAGTGCCGCATATTGCAAAACTGACTTTTCAAACGAGTAATCATACTATTTTGTTTTGGAGTACTTTATTTTTTGGATCAATTATAATGTTGTTTTGTGATATTGTTTCGCAAATGCCGGGATTTGATGTTACGCTTCCAATAAATGCCATAACGTCTATAATTGGTGCGCCGGTTGTAATTTGGCTTCTAGTACGGAAAATAAATTTTCAGTAA
- a CDS encoding ABC transporter substrate-binding protein, which produces MRHLFPKLIFISSFFILFGCKKNETSEVAKTDAAKNSIEYASGLSIVKYDDYSVVTVSNPWPNANKDFKYVLKEKEAKVPDSLQAYTSIQIPLESVVVTSTTNIPFLEMLEVENKLVGFPHTDYISSEKTRALIDKGSVKNVGQNEKLNIEQLIELSPDLIVTFGVDNNNPMLDNLKKSGLNILIQGDWMEQSPLGKAEWIKLYGALFGKEEKAKELFDKIVQSYEQAKKLAAEKEVNSTVLYGSMYEDVWYVAKGNSWVAEFMKDAHANYLWADLKGTGSEGLSFEKVLDKAKTASVWIASGSFKSLDELQKANPHYGEFDAFKNKNVYSFEGKLGATGGTVYYELAPSRPDLVLKDYIKIFHPDLLPSYEFTFASKLN; this is translated from the coding sequence ATGAGACATTTATTCCCTAAATTGATTTTTATTTCTTCTTTTTTTATCCTCTTCGGATGTAAGAAGAACGAAACGAGCGAAGTAGCAAAAACTGATGCTGCAAAAAACAGTATCGAATATGCATCTGGACTTTCGATCGTAAAATATGACGATTATTCAGTAGTTACGGTTTCAAATCCCTGGCCTAATGCGAATAAGGATTTCAAATATGTTTTAAAAGAAAAAGAAGCAAAAGTTCCGGATAGTTTACAGGCTTATACTTCAATTCAGATTCCGTTAGAATCTGTTGTAGTAACTTCAACCACTAATATTCCTTTTTTAGAAATGCTGGAAGTAGAAAACAAGCTTGTTGGTTTTCCGCATACCGATTATATTTCGTCTGAAAAAACCAGAGCTTTAATTGATAAAGGTTCTGTGAAAAACGTTGGACAGAATGAAAAATTAAATATCGAACAGTTAATAGAATTATCACCAGATTTAATTGTGACTTTTGGTGTTGATAATAACAACCCAATGCTGGATAATTTAAAGAAAAGCGGATTGAATATTTTAATTCAGGGCGACTGGATGGAACAGTCACCGCTTGGAAAAGCAGAGTGGATAAAACTTTATGGAGCTTTGTTTGGTAAAGAAGAAAAAGCAAAAGAATTGTTTGATAAAATTGTTCAAAGTTACGAGCAGGCAAAAAAACTGGCGGCAGAAAAAGAAGTAAACTCTACCGTTTTATACGGATCTATGTATGAAGATGTTTGGTACGTTGCCAAAGGAAACAGCTGGGTTGCTGAGTTTATGAAAGATGCTCATGCCAATTATTTATGGGCAGATTTAAAAGGAACAGGAAGTGAAGGTTTATCTTTTGAAAAAGTTCTGGATAAAGCAAAAACGGCGAGTGTATGGATTGCTTCAGGTTCGTTTAAAAGTCTGGATGAACTGCAAAAGGCAAATCCGCATTATGGAGAATTTGATGCTTTTAAAAATAAAAATGTATATAGTTTTGAAGGAAAACTGGGAGCGACAGGAGGAACGGTTTATTATGAACTGGCACCAAGCCGTCCGGATTTAGTTTTAAAAGATTATATCAAAATTTTTCACCCTGATTTACTGCCAAGCTACGAATTTACTTTTGCATCAAAACTGAATTAA
- a CDS encoding DUF5522 domain-containing protein has translation MNTTKIKICSSCESEFSCGDISVESKCWCNDYPPIFNLSEGADCLCPVCFKEACEDKIDAYIETITPKNALKNKAISLPQTTKLIEGIDYYIENGNMVFKTWYHLKRGTCCGNNCRHCPY, from the coding sequence ATGAATACCACAAAAATTAAAATTTGCTCAAGCTGCGAATCAGAATTCAGCTGTGGAGATATTTCGGTTGAAAGTAAATGCTGGTGTAATGACTATCCTCCTATTTTCAATCTTTCTGAGGGAGCGGACTGTTTATGTCCTGTTTGTTTTAAAGAAGCCTGTGAAGACAAAATCGATGCTTATATCGAGACTATTACTCCTAAAAATGCCCTTAAAAATAAAGCCATATCTTTACCCCAAACAACTAAACTAATTGAGGGAATTGACTATTACATTGAAAACGGCAACATGGTTTTTAAAACCTGGTATCACCTAAAACGCGGTACTTGCTGTGGAAACAATTGCAGACATTGCCCTTATTGA
- a CDS encoding four helix bundle protein produces MKNNVVKNKSFDFAVRIIRLYQYLNNDKKEFILSKQLLRSGTSVGAMIREAEHAESKSDFIHKFSIAQKEANETVYWLELLKATDYLNEKEFENINNDAISILKLITSILKTSKNSSIKETSSIN; encoded by the coding sequence ATGAAAAACAATGTTGTTAAAAATAAAAGTTTTGATTTTGCAGTCAGAATTATCAGATTATATCAATATCTAAATAATGATAAAAAAGAATTTATACTTTCTAAACAACTTTTAAGATCAGGAACAAGCGTTGGTGCAATGATTAGAGAAGCTGAGCATGCAGAAAGTAAAAGCGACTTTATTCATAAATTTTCAATTGCTCAAAAGGAAGCTAACGAAACTGTTTATTGGTTAGAATTATTAAAAGCAACCGATTACTTGAATGAAAAAGAATTTGAAAACATCAACAATGATGCGATTTCAATTCTAAAACTAATAACGAGTATTCTTAAAACTTCTAAAAATTCATCAATAAAAGAAACCTCTTCAATAAATTAA
- the cobU gene encoding bifunctional adenosylcobinamide kinase/adenosylcobinamide-phosphate guanylyltransferase yields MIYLITGGERSGKSTYAQNLALQLSDSPMYVATARKWDSDFQNRIDRHQQERDERWTNIEKEKYISEIDFSDKVTLIDCVTLWLTNFFVDNKNNVESSLEEAKKEFLSIANQENATLIIVTNEIGMGVHAATEIGRKFTELQGWMNQFLASKADEVVLMVSGIPVKIKG; encoded by the coding sequence ATGATTTACCTAATTACCGGCGGCGAACGATCAGGAAAAAGCACTTATGCACAAAATCTGGCATTACAGCTTTCTGATTCTCCTATGTATGTGGCAACGGCCAGAAAATGGGATTCAGATTTTCAAAACCGAATCGATCGTCATCAACAGGAAAGAGACGAACGCTGGACAAATATTGAAAAGGAAAAATATATAAGCGAAATTGATTTTTCAGATAAAGTCACTTTAATCGACTGTGTAACGCTTTGGCTTACCAATTTCTTCGTAGACAATAAAAATAATGTTGAATCAAGTTTAGAAGAAGCAAAAAAAGAGTTTCTATCAATAGCAAATCAAGAAAATGCAACTTTGATTATTGTGACCAACGAAATTGGAATGGGCGTTCACGCTGCTACCGAAATTGGCAGAAAATTTACAGAACTGCAAGGCTGGATGAATCAGTTTCTGGCTTCAAAAGCTGATGAAGTAGTTTTAATGGTTTCCGGAATTCCAGTTAAGATAAAAGGTTAA